A genome region from Corynebacterium uberis includes the following:
- a CDS encoding GtrA family protein, which translates to MRPLVRQLTAFTAVGVGGAVVDYSTRLLCLGLGMPSSAARGVSYIAGSTFAYLANSVVTFSGQRSREEVRRAAISYLLCFLVAVGVDRVVLTVGDGCDHILVWSWVVSQAAATVLNFMLQRLWVFRAPK; encoded by the coding sequence GTGAGGCCACTTGTCCGGCAGCTGACTGCATTCACGGCTGTTGGTGTCGGCGGCGCGGTGGTGGACTACTCCACCCGCCTGCTGTGCCTGGGGCTGGGCATGCCCAGCTCGGCGGCGCGTGGGGTCAGCTACATCGCGGGCTCGACGTTCGCTTACCTGGCTAACAGCGTGGTCACCTTCTCCGGGCAACGCTCCCGGGAGGAGGTGCGCCGGGCGGCGATCAGTTACCTGTTGTGTTTCCTGGTGGCGGTGGGCGTCGACCGGGTGGTGCTGACCGTGGGAGACGGGTGTGACCACATCTTGGTGTGGTCCTGGGTGGTCTCCCAGGCGGCGGCAACCGTGCTGAACTTTATGCTCCAGCGGCTGTGGGTGTTTCGCGCGCCGAAGTAG
- a CDS encoding type 1 glutamine amidotransferase, translating into MSSTTLTIGLVLPDVLGTYGDDGNALVLRQRARMRGITAQIQRIRLGEPVPETLDLYTLGGGEDTAQILAAEHLIADRGLTRAAEAGRPILAICAGLQVLGESFRAGDRIVDGVGLVDATTAGLATRAIGEVASTPTRAGITSELTEPLTGFENHMGATVLGPQAQPLGTVTRGTGNCDSTGAAGLSDATAQTSAEGAVQGSVIATYMHGPALARNPQLADLLLARAMGIRLDELEPLEIPIIDRLRLERLGQK; encoded by the coding sequence ATGAGCAGCACCACCTTGACCATCGGCCTGGTCCTCCCGGACGTCCTGGGCACCTACGGCGATGACGGCAACGCCCTGGTGCTGCGCCAGCGCGCCCGCATGCGCGGCATCACCGCGCAGATCCAGCGCATCCGCCTGGGCGAGCCCGTGCCAGAGACCCTGGACCTGTACACCCTGGGCGGCGGCGAGGACACCGCCCAGATCCTGGCGGCAGAACACCTCATCGCCGACCGCGGCCTGACCCGCGCGGCGGAGGCCGGCCGCCCGATCCTGGCCATCTGCGCCGGGCTTCAGGTCCTCGGCGAATCCTTCCGTGCCGGCGACCGCATCGTTGACGGTGTTGGCCTGGTGGACGCCACCACCGCCGGCCTGGCCACCCGGGCCATCGGCGAGGTTGCCTCCACCCCCACCCGGGCCGGCATCACCTCCGAGCTGACCGAACCGCTGACCGGGTTTGAAAACCACATGGGCGCCACCGTGCTCGGCCCCCAGGCCCAACCCCTGGGCACCGTCACCCGCGGCACCGGCAACTGCGACTCCACCGGCGCTGCCGGACTGAGCGACGCCACCGCCCAAACCAGCGCCGAGGGCGCCGTCCAAGGCAGCGTCATTGCCACCTACATGCACGGCCCCGCGCTCGCCCGCAACCCCCAGCTGGCGGATCTCCTCCTGGCCCGCGCCATGGGCATCCGGCTCGACGAACTCGAGCCCCTGGAAATCCCCATCATCGATCGGCTGCGCCTGGAGCGGCTGGGCCAGAAGTAG
- a CDS encoding Mur ligase family protein, producing the protein MSPEFRPAPDFVTRRLRRLRGLAAVSSARLATTASRVSGRGAGGMIGGLIAQAIDPTIMENLGGGRPCLLVTGTNGKSTTTRMLAAAVRTHSTVATNDGGDNMDAGIISALLAHRDAETLVLECDELHVPAVADRLHPTALVLLNLTRDQLDRVGEINKIERALRGAVAAHPDMLVVANCDDVLMTSVAYDAPNVVWVSAGAGWVGDAVSCPRTGGHIVHDGDDWYAVKPLPDGRPFRRPTPTWSVDDAGLHTPEGDTELTLTLPGRANRGNAAQAIAAAVGACNIPLTDAVRAAEGVDNVAGRYSTVTLGDHQIHLLLAKNPAGWQEALSMVDRSADGLVIAVNGQVADGEDLSWLWDVRFEDFESLSVKAAGQRGTDLAVRLTYADIDHEHIPDPVAAIRACPPGRVEVLANYTAFRDLKKDLARLTAEETAR; encoded by the coding sequence ATGAGTCCCGAATTCAGACCGGCCCCTGACTTCGTAACGCGCCGGCTGCGCCGGCTGCGCGGACTAGCGGCGGTATCCTCCGCGCGGCTAGCCACCACCGCATCCCGAGTCTCCGGACGCGGCGCCGGAGGCATGATCGGCGGGCTAATCGCCCAAGCCATCGACCCCACCATCATGGAGAACCTCGGCGGCGGGCGGCCCTGCCTCCTGGTGACCGGGACCAACGGCAAATCCACCACCACCCGGATGCTCGCCGCGGCGGTGCGTACCCACTCCACCGTGGCCACCAATGACGGCGGCGACAACATGGACGCCGGCATCATCTCCGCGCTGTTGGCGCACCGCGACGCCGAGACCCTGGTCCTGGAGTGCGATGAACTCCACGTCCCGGCCGTGGCTGATCGCCTCCACCCCACCGCCCTGGTGCTGCTCAACCTCACCCGCGACCAGCTCGACCGCGTGGGCGAGATCAACAAGATCGAACGCGCGCTGCGCGGCGCCGTGGCCGCCCACCCGGACATGCTGGTGGTGGCCAACTGCGATGACGTCCTGATGACCTCCGTGGCCTATGACGCCCCCAACGTCGTGTGGGTATCCGCGGGCGCCGGCTGGGTCGGCGACGCCGTATCCTGCCCCCGCACCGGCGGGCACATCGTCCACGATGGGGACGACTGGTACGCCGTCAAACCGCTTCCCGACGGCCGCCCCTTCCGCCGCCCCACCCCCACCTGGAGCGTCGACGACGCCGGCCTGCACACCCCCGAGGGCGACACCGAACTCACCCTGACCCTTCCTGGGCGGGCCAACCGCGGCAACGCCGCCCAGGCCATCGCCGCCGCCGTGGGCGCCTGCAACATCCCCCTGACGGACGCCGTGCGCGCCGCCGAGGGCGTAGACAACGTCGCCGGGCGCTACTCCACCGTCACCCTGGGCGACCACCAGATCCACCTGCTGCTGGCCAAAAACCCGGCCGGGTGGCAGGAGGCCCTGTCCATGGTGGACCGCAGCGCCGACGGCCTGGTCATCGCCGTCAACGGGCAGGTTGCCGACGGCGAGGACCTGTCCTGGCTGTGGGACGTGCGCTTCGAGGACTTCGAGTCCCTGTCCGTCAAGGCCGCCGGGCAGCGCGGCACCGACCTTGCCGTGCGCCTGACCTACGCGGACATTGACCACGAGCACATCCCCGACCCCGTGGCGGCCATCCGCGCCTGCCCACCCGGGCGGGTTGAAGTGTTGGCCAACTACACCGCCTTTAGAGATTTGAAGAAAGACCTCGCCCGCCTGACCGCTGAGGAGACCGCACGATGA
- a CDS encoding exonuclease domain-containing protein — protein sequence MTTHDAAQATSHAPAGQFVALTLQTTGIHPSTGRIVAIDALVCDPAAAEESATPQASAAPRIVEEFHAVVNPGPDTNLGPVHYHGLTPEDIHHGRRWTTLLKQLDKLLDGRELVVHDAAFTWGFIISEARRTMNAAARANRSRGRNRRDGARSGKGARRQRVGHIPTPTAIIDVLATARRAEIPLSDTRLAHLAAVAGVADVEPPTASLARAAQPEAATTRAATELLIATYLALAADGDHPLTRIDPQTLRADAVGLQRSDLRVSAAAAPRTTDNPGTWRPGTPLLPGMEVVLAPETAIDPDVLIAAAQDAGLAYSEKLSRATSLVVCNATTNLRGKAMHAARKGIPLLADAAFLTAARTAAQAADTPTAAKPDAAPTPDERPRAARGGKGEKGEKGEKGERRSQGGRGGRGGRGGQARRGGRGRRSGRGSRSGRGGAGRNQPASNTQTKPNPRTQE from the coding sequence ATGACTACTCACGATGCCGCCCAGGCCACCTCGCACGCCCCCGCCGGGCAGTTCGTGGCCCTCACCCTCCAGACCACCGGCATCCACCCCAGCACGGGGAGGATCGTCGCCATTGACGCGCTCGTGTGTGACCCCGCCGCGGCGGAGGAGTCGGCCACGCCGCAGGCGAGTGCGGCGCCGCGCATCGTGGAGGAATTCCACGCCGTGGTCAACCCCGGCCCGGACACCAACCTCGGGCCGGTGCATTATCACGGGCTGACCCCGGAGGACATCCACCACGGGCGCCGGTGGACCACGCTGCTCAAGCAGCTGGACAAACTCTTAGACGGCCGCGAGCTGGTTGTCCACGATGCCGCGTTTACCTGGGGATTTATCATCAGCGAGGCGCGCCGAACCATGAACGCCGCCGCCCGTGCTAACCGTTCGCGGGGCCGCAACCGCCGCGATGGCGCCCGCTCCGGGAAGGGGGCGCGCCGCCAGCGCGTCGGCCACATCCCCACGCCCACCGCGATCATTGACGTCTTGGCCACCGCCCGGCGCGCCGAGATTCCGCTGAGCGATACCCGCCTGGCGCACCTCGCCGCCGTTGCGGGGGTTGCGGATGTGGAGCCGCCCACCGCCAGCCTCGCCCGGGCGGCCCAGCCGGAGGCGGCGACCACCCGCGCCGCCACTGAACTGCTCATCGCCACCTACCTGGCGCTCGCCGCAGATGGGGACCACCCGCTCACGCGCATCGATCCGCAGACCCTGCGTGCCGACGCCGTCGGCCTGCAACGCAGCGACCTGCGCGTGAGCGCCGCCGCCGCGCCCCGCACCACGGACAACCCCGGCACCTGGCGCCCCGGCACCCCGCTGCTGCCCGGCATGGAAGTTGTCCTCGCCCCCGAAACGGCCATCGACCCGGACGTCCTCATCGCCGCCGCCCAGGACGCCGGACTCGCCTACTCCGAAAAGCTCAGCCGGGCGACCTCCCTGGTGGTGTGCAACGCCACCACGAACCTGCGGGGCAAGGCCATGCACGCCGCCCGCAAGGGCATCCCCCTGCTTGCCGACGCCGCCTTCCTCACCGCCGCGCGCACCGCAGCGCAGGCGGCCGACACGCCCACGGCAGCGAAGCCGGATGCCGCACCCACCCCCGATGAGCGCCCCCGCGCCGCGCGCGGCGGGAAGGGCGAAAAGGGTGAGAAGGGTGAGAAGGGTGAACGCCGCTCCCAGGGTGGGCGTGGCGGGCGCGGGGGACGCGGTGGCCAGGCCCGGCGGGGCGGTCGCGGACGGCGCTCTGGGCGCGGCTCCCGGTCCGGGCGCGGCGGCGCGGGGCGCAACCAACCGGCAAGCAATACACAAACTAAGCCGAACCCGCGCACGCAGGAGTGA
- a CDS encoding ABC transporter permease, translating to MPSTSTLTRTASGMRQDASWAATAAAHFTRHLRAARRDSAVVMNTLAVPFLMFMVMRWLFGDLIAASQGTNQLDLLPLTIALILSCELMNGTSAAAHILRERQRGITARIATTRYGTAPEMLGRWGYDGLRSALSGCSVLVAALLSGLRIHSWAGAGWILVVIVLGAMTAASLSAAVGAMGSTPESAMGPAPIIMAAMTLNGGLVPVERFAGVVQPLARWNPLTFAVRAATTIDGSPASQILEAGQPGAPVWMFLIWMVGLTVVLLAAAGTFRRPVMS from the coding sequence ATGCCTAGTACCTCAACTCTCACCCGCACAGCTTCTGGCATGCGCCAGGACGCCAGCTGGGCGGCTACCGCGGCCGCTCACTTCACCCGACACCTGCGCGCCGCCCGCCGGGATAGCGCCGTGGTCATGAACACCCTGGCCGTACCCTTCCTCATGTTTATGGTGATGCGCTGGCTGTTCGGTGATCTCATCGCCGCATCCCAGGGCACCAACCAGCTCGATCTTTTACCCCTGACCATCGCTTTGATCCTGTCGTGCGAGCTCATGAACGGCACCTCGGCTGCTGCGCACATCCTCCGGGAGCGGCAGCGCGGCATCACCGCCCGCATTGCCACCACCCGCTATGGCACGGCTCCGGAAATGCTGGGGCGCTGGGGATATGACGGCCTGCGCAGCGCCCTGTCCGGCTGCTCCGTGCTCGTGGCCGCCCTGCTGTCCGGGTTGCGCATCCACTCGTGGGCTGGCGCCGGCTGGATCCTCGTTGTCATCGTGCTGGGTGCGATGACTGCGGCCTCGCTATCGGCGGCCGTCGGCGCGATGGGCTCCACCCCGGAGTCCGCGATGGGCCCGGCCCCCATCATCATGGCGGCGATGACACTCAACGGCGGGCTCGTGCCCGTGGAGCGCTTCGCCGGAGTAGTCCAGCCGCTGGCCCGCTGGAATCCACTGACTTTTGCCGTTCGCGCCGCCACCACCATCGACGGATCCCCGGCCTCCCAGATCCTCGAGGCCGGCCAGCCCGGCGCGCCCGTGTGGATGTTCCTGATCTGGATGGTGGGACTGACGGTGGTGTTGCTCGCGGCTGCTGGCACGTTCCGGCGCCCGGTGATGTCTTAG
- a CDS encoding ABC transporter permease, translating to MSPWSAVAAAWRRDVLRTIRNKAVMVSAVAIPSLFVAIFYATFAKAAREIGVDYAAFLLPAGVVQAIVFTASGSSLAITHDAENGLHDRIRTTGAPAWTIVCGRLLADLTRAAWSCAIVVVVALLLGAHFDGGPGRILLTAALFAALTIIFSACADGACLLSPKPVSTSLLFQNLVLVLILFSTAFVPADALPSGIGPVIRHVPLSPILDTARNLLSGAATGTRGIEALCWLIAMTIIGVWGFTVALQGRKHA from the coding sequence GTGAGCCCGTGGAGCGCCGTCGCTGCCGCCTGGCGGCGCGACGTCCTGCGCACCATCCGCAACAAGGCCGTGATGGTCTCCGCCGTGGCTATTCCCAGCCTGTTCGTGGCCATTTTCTACGCCACGTTTGCCAAGGCCGCCCGGGAGATCGGCGTGGACTACGCCGCGTTTCTGCTGCCAGCCGGTGTCGTGCAGGCCATCGTGTTCACCGCCAGCGGATCCTCGCTGGCCATCACCCATGACGCCGAAAACGGCCTCCATGACCGCATCCGCACCACCGGTGCCCCGGCCTGGACGATCGTCTGCGGCCGGTTGCTGGCGGACCTCACGCGCGCCGCCTGGTCCTGCGCCATCGTCGTGGTAGTCGCGCTGCTGCTTGGTGCCCACTTCGACGGCGGCCCTGGCCGCATCCTCCTGACTGCGGCGCTCTTCGCGGCGCTGACCATCATCTTCTCGGCGTGTGCCGATGGCGCCTGCCTGCTTTCCCCCAAGCCAGTGTCTACCTCACTGTTGTTCCAGAACCTCGTGTTGGTGCTGATCCTGTTCTCTACCGCCTTCGTGCCAGCAGACGCCCTGCCCTCCGGCATCGGCCCTGTCATCCGGCACGTGCCGCTGTCGCCCATCCTGGATACGGCCCGCAACCTGCTTAGCGGCGCCGCCACCGGCACCCGCGGGATCGAGGCGCTGTGCTGGCTGATCGCCATGACCATCATCGGTGTCTGGGGCTTCACCGTCGCCCTGCAGGGGAGGAAACATGCCTAG
- a CDS encoding ATP-binding cassette domain-containing protein, with the protein MKDARHLTHRDAPTSSVAPVPATDDEPNLVLTVRGLRCHLGKKKTRAEILRGVDLDIPRGGILAVLGANGAGKTTLVNVLSTLLPASDGTVIVDGHNLADEPAGVRSAIALTGQYAAVDEELTGQENLVYFGRLAGLRARDAGARADALLERFDLVAAGGRLVSEYSGGMRRRLDIAASLTVPPALLFLDEPTTGLDPAARNSVWDTVRNLAADGTSILLTTQYLDEADQLADRVAVLAGGRVLDEGTPGELKERYGTTVCLITMASPEDAERLEAMAGEHGMAARREGVAVRVDAPDGHRTLVRALELWDGEDDAITDVSLVPPTLDDVYFAIAGSGDIAAAGGNSPADAGGSR; encoded by the coding sequence ATGAAAGACGCACGACATCTCACACACAGAGACGCCCCCACGAGCAGCGTCGCGCCGGTACCGGCCACCGACGACGAACCCAACCTGGTCCTCACGGTCCGGGGACTGCGGTGCCACCTGGGGAAGAAAAAGACGCGCGCAGAGATCCTGCGCGGCGTTGATCTAGATATCCCCCGCGGCGGGATCCTCGCGGTACTCGGCGCTAATGGCGCCGGCAAGACCACGCTGGTCAACGTGCTTTCTACCCTGCTGCCCGCCTCCGACGGCACCGTGATCGTGGACGGCCACAACCTGGCCGATGAGCCTGCCGGAGTGCGCTCCGCCATCGCGCTGACCGGCCAGTATGCGGCGGTCGATGAGGAGCTGACCGGGCAGGAAAACCTCGTGTACTTCGGCCGTCTTGCTGGGCTGCGGGCCCGCGACGCGGGGGCGCGCGCCGATGCCCTGTTGGAGCGGTTCGACCTCGTCGCGGCCGGCGGGCGCCTGGTGTCTGAATACTCCGGCGGCATGCGCCGGCGCCTGGACATCGCCGCGTCGCTGACCGTGCCTCCTGCCCTGCTGTTTCTTGATGAGCCGACGACCGGCCTGGATCCTGCGGCCCGCAACTCCGTGTGGGACACGGTGCGCAACCTCGCGGCTGATGGCACATCGATCCTGCTGACCACCCAGTATCTGGATGAAGCCGACCAGCTCGCCGACCGCGTCGCCGTGCTCGCCGGCGGCCGGGTCCTCGACGAGGGCACCCCGGGCGAGCTCAAGGAGCGCTACGGCACCACGGTGTGCCTGATCACCATGGCCTCCCCAGAAGACGCCGAGCGCCTAGAGGCCATGGCGGGTGAGCACGGCATGGCGGCGCGCCGCGAGGGCGTCGCTGTGCGGGTGGATGCTCCCGACGGCCACCGCACCCTCGTGCGCGCCCTCGAGCTGTGGGACGGCGAGGATGATGCCATCACCGATGTCTCGCTTGTCCCGCCCACGCTTGACGACGTCTACTTTGCCATCGCTGGCAGCGGGGACATCGCCGCCGCAGGTGGCAATTCGCCTGCCGACGCTGGGGGCTCCCGGTGA
- a CDS encoding ABC transporter ATP-binding protein, translating into MADTQQRPTSFWQISQPAHAQIALSIVLAILAAVLSLAPVVVLVELVRTVMPALDGQPINAQRLWLLVAALALATVVHGEATVTSLQISHKADGLLGQHLRQRQITTLGRLPLSWFTRTPSGTVKTYVEDDVTKIHQLIAHAPHDYSAGILVPLLSLGYMFFVDWRIGLLGLIPLLLAVATMPLMMRQFEQKAEKFTTSQKQLDAAVVELVRGIPVIKVFVPQGFDQSMFLERSRRFGRFYRDWVRSTVHPTALMKIFTSTGFGLLVVAVASPWLITSVGLPVSDVLAAFLLINNIAAPLVMLSRTNIMFSEAKAAAAELTEFFNIPVLPPAAGDTEPADAGIELEQVGFSYVPGIPVLRGISEKLTPGSITAVVGPSGSGKSTLASLIPRLLDPTEGAVRIGGVPSTQLRPDQLYGRVGFVFQDAYVMRMSVRDNIRLAHPQASDEDVIRAARAAQIHERIMHLPRGYDSVVGEDAQLSGGEQQRLAIARSILLDAPILVLDEATAFADPDSEAAIQQAITQLVEGRTLVVIAHRLHTITGADTILMLERGEVTESGTHDQLVAAGQGYATMWARYQAAQAGIRGEED; encoded by the coding sequence ATGGCCGACACACAACAACGCCCCACATCCTTCTGGCAGATCTCGCAGCCTGCCCACGCACAGATCGCCCTGTCAATAGTGCTCGCGATTCTTGCGGCCGTGCTTTCGCTTGCCCCGGTCGTGGTGCTGGTGGAACTGGTGCGCACCGTCATGCCCGCCCTCGACGGGCAGCCTATTAACGCCCAGCGGCTGTGGCTGCTCGTTGCGGCACTGGCGCTTGCCACTGTTGTGCACGGCGAGGCCACCGTGACAAGCCTCCAGATCAGCCATAAGGCCGACGGCCTGCTGGGCCAGCACCTGCGCCAGCGGCAGATCACCACGCTGGGACGCCTGCCGCTGTCCTGGTTTACCCGCACCCCCTCGGGCACGGTCAAGACCTATGTGGAAGATGACGTCACCAAGATCCACCAGCTCATCGCCCACGCGCCGCATGACTATTCCGCCGGAATCCTCGTGCCGCTGCTCAGCTTGGGCTACATGTTTTTCGTGGACTGGCGCATCGGCCTGCTCGGCCTGATCCCGCTGCTGCTGGCCGTGGCAACGATGCCGCTGATGATGCGCCAGTTTGAACAAAAGGCGGAGAAGTTCACCACCAGCCAGAAGCAACTCGATGCTGCGGTGGTGGAACTCGTGCGCGGCATCCCGGTGATCAAGGTGTTCGTGCCGCAGGGCTTTGACCAAAGCATGTTTCTTGAACGCTCGAGGCGCTTTGGCCGGTTCTACCGCGATTGGGTGCGCTCCACGGTCCACCCCACCGCGTTGATGAAGATCTTTACCTCCACCGGCTTTGGGCTGCTCGTGGTGGCGGTGGCCAGCCCTTGGCTGATCACGTCGGTAGGGCTCCCGGTGTCTGACGTGTTGGCGGCGTTCCTGCTGATCAACAACATTGCCGCGCCGCTTGTGATGCTCTCGCGCACGAACATCATGTTCAGCGAGGCCAAGGCCGCCGCCGCGGAGCTGACCGAGTTCTTTAATATCCCGGTCCTGCCGCCGGCAGCGGGTGACACTGAACCCGCCGACGCCGGAATTGAGCTAGAGCAGGTGGGCTTTTCTTATGTGCCGGGCATCCCGGTGCTCAGGGGCATCAGTGAAAAGCTCACGCCCGGCAGTATTACTGCGGTGGTGGGACCATCTGGCTCTGGCAAGTCCACGCTGGCGTCCCTGATTCCTCGGCTGCTTGATCCCACGGAGGGGGCGGTGCGCATTGGTGGCGTTCCCAGTACCCAGCTGCGGCCCGATCAGCTCTATGGCCGGGTCGGATTTGTTTTCCAGGACGCCTATGTGATGCGCATGAGCGTGCGCGACAACATTCGGCTGGCGCACCCGCAGGCCTCCGATGAGGACGTTATCCGTGCGGCGCGTGCCGCCCAGATCCATGAGCGCATCATGCATCTGCCGCGCGGCTATGACTCCGTGGTGGGCGAGGACGCGCAGCTGTCCGGCGGTGAGCAGCAACGCCTGGCCATCGCCCGATCCATCCTGCTCGACGCGCCGATTCTGGTGTTGGACGAGGCCACCGCCTTCGCCGACCCGGATTCTGAGGCCGCGATCCAACAGGCCATCACCCAACTTGTGGAGGGGCGCACCCTGGTGGTGATCGCCCACCGGCTGCATACCATCACCGGAGCGGACACAATACTCATGTTGGAACGCGGTGAAGTCACCGAATCGGGCACCCACGATCAGCTGGTTGCCGCAGGTCAGGGCTATGCCACGATGTGGGCGCGCTACCAAGCGGCGCAGGCGGGCATCCGCGGGGAGGAAGACTAG
- a CDS encoding ABC transporter ATP-binding protein yields MSALALAIGLILIALFLDTLFSAGPAQAAGWLPWIVAAVLIYAAVDWPTEVIAQDLGHDYVLRIHELIAERTVELPLGFFDEDRSGQIGVTATSGALFAANAPAMMLRPMMHGAAAAGLASVFLIAVDWRLGLAAVGVAAVVWVTYHRLMAQYRIAERHKGERNEHGAAQVLEFAQVQPVLRAAGPDSLGERAIRAAIREQFTAQRHTQKTGEMIMGRLATIIMIGTVVIDALATVLLLHHWLEVGTYIGVIVLVFILARVAMAGLPYGEGLQAARNTLAEIQKILDAHVLPEPHTPQHPKDNGIELDGVGFGYAPDTPVVGGVSFTVPPGTTTALVGPSGCGKTTLLKLVARFYDVDRGAVRIGGVDVRDLGTRAVLDSLAMVFQDVYLFEATLYENIRLGRHDATRQEVLRAAELAGVTEIAAGLPDGFDTLISEGGSNLSGGERQRVSIARALLKDAPIVLLDEATSSLDVNNEHLVMRGMQALSHKRTTIVIAHRLHTIRDADQIVVMSPNGSVEAIGSHDELMESSPRYRGFWGEKTDANSWRL; encoded by the coding sequence GTGTCAGCTCTCGCCCTGGCCATCGGACTGATCCTCATCGCCTTGTTCCTGGATACGTTGTTTAGCGCGGGGCCGGCGCAGGCGGCGGGGTGGCTGCCGTGGATCGTGGCGGCGGTGCTCATCTACGCTGCCGTTGATTGGCCCACCGAGGTCATCGCCCAGGATCTGGGCCATGATTACGTGCTGCGCATCCATGAGCTCATCGCCGAGCGCACCGTGGAGCTGCCCCTGGGCTTTTTTGATGAGGATCGCTCCGGGCAGATCGGCGTCACGGCGACCAGTGGCGCGCTCTTTGCCGCGAACGCGCCGGCGATGATGCTGCGGCCGATGATGCACGGCGCCGCGGCGGCGGGCCTGGCCAGTGTGTTCCTCATCGCCGTGGACTGGCGGTTGGGCCTGGCAGCCGTGGGGGTGGCCGCCGTGGTGTGGGTGACCTACCACCGGCTGATGGCGCAGTACCGCATCGCGGAACGGCACAAGGGTGAGCGCAACGAACACGGTGCTGCCCAGGTGTTGGAGTTCGCGCAAGTGCAGCCGGTGCTGCGTGCGGCGGGGCCAGATTCCTTGGGTGAGCGTGCCATCCGCGCCGCCATCCGCGAGCAGTTCACCGCGCAGCGCCATACCCAAAAGACAGGCGAGATGATCATGGGCCGACTGGCCACGATCATCATGATCGGCACCGTGGTTATCGACGCGCTGGCCACCGTCTTGCTCTTGCACCACTGGTTGGAGGTGGGCACCTACATCGGCGTCATCGTGCTGGTGTTCATCCTCGCCCGCGTCGCCATGGCCGGCCTGCCCTATGGCGAAGGGCTCCAGGCGGCCCGCAATACGCTCGCTGAGATCCAAAAGATCCTCGACGCGCACGTGCTGCCGGAGCCGCACACCCCGCAGCACCCCAAGGACAACGGCATTGAGCTAGACGGCGTGGGCTTTGGCTACGCGCCCGATACCCCGGTGGTCGGGGGCGTGAGCTTCACGGTTCCACCCGGTACCACCACCGCGCTGGTTGGACCCAGCGGCTGCGGCAAAACCACGCTGCTTAAGCTGGTCGCCCGCTTCTACGACGTGGACCGCGGCGCCGTGCGCATCGGTGGGGTAGACGTGCGTGACCTGGGCACCCGTGCGGTTCTTGACTCGCTGGCCATGGTGTTCCAGGACGTCTACCTCTTTGAAGCCACGCTCTATGAGAACATCCGCTTAGGCCGCCACGATGCCACCCGTCAGGAGGTGCTTCGGGCCGCGGAGCTGGCCGGCGTCACCGAGATTGCCGCTGGCCTGCCCGACGGCTTTGACACGCTGATCAGCGAAGGCGGATCCAACCTGTCTGGCGGTGAGCGCCAGCGCGTGTCCATCGCCCGCGCGCTGCTCAAGGACGCGCCGATCGTGCTGCTTGACGAGGCCACCAGTTCCCTCGACGTCAACAACGAACACCTGGTGATGCGCGGTATGCAGGCGCTATCCCACAAGCGCACCACCATTGTCATCGCCCATCGGCTGCACACCATCCGGGATGCGGACCAGATCGTGGTGATGAGCCCGAACGGCAGCGTCGAGGCGATCGGTAGCCACGACGAGCTGATGGAAAGCTCGCCGCGCTACCGGGGCTTTTGGGGAGAAAAGACCGACGCCAACAGCTGGAGGCTGTAG